The following coding sequences lie in one Phenylobacterium immobile (ATCC 35973) genomic window:
- a CDS encoding SDR family oxidoreductase yields MASRGAALVTGGARRIGLALVIACAEAGYDVAIHCRSIDEDAEAAAGEVRARGRSAAILTCDLRQEAAVVSLIGEAEAELGPVTLLVNCASIFEHDSIADMNRASWDVHMDTNLWAPMVLSQAFARRLPPGHEGLIVNIIDQRVLRPTPDFFSYSLSKAALFEATRMLAQAFAPRIRVNGIGPGPVLKSIHQDDDAFAQEARSTLLRRPVEPAEIAAALRYLIDAKAVTGQMIAVDGGQHLAAHGD; encoded by the coding sequence ATGGCCAGCCGCGGCGCGGCCCTCGTCACTGGCGGCGCGCGCCGGATCGGCCTGGCGCTGGTGATCGCCTGCGCTGAAGCCGGCTATGATGTCGCCATCCACTGCCGCAGCATCGACGAAGACGCCGAAGCCGCCGCCGGGGAAGTGCGCGCCCGCGGCCGCAGCGCGGCGATCCTCACCTGTGATCTTCGCCAGGAAGCCGCTGTCGTCTCCCTGATCGGCGAAGCGGAGGCCGAGCTCGGACCAGTGACCCTTCTGGTCAACTGCGCCTCCATATTCGAGCACGACAGCATCGCCGATATGAACCGCGCGTCCTGGGACGTGCACATGGACACCAACCTCTGGGCGCCGATGGTGCTGTCCCAGGCCTTTGCGCGGCGCCTGCCCCCGGGCCACGAAGGGCTGATCGTCAATATCATCGACCAGCGGGTGTTGCGACCGACGCCGGACTTTTTCTCCTATTCCCTCAGCAAGGCGGCCCTGTTCGAGGCGACACGCATGCTGGCGCAGGCCTTCGCGCCGCGGATCCGCGTCAACGGGATTGGTCCGGGGCCAGTGCTGAAATCGATCCACCAGGATGATGACGCCTTCGCCCAGGAAGCACGCTCCACCCTGCTTCGGCGTCCCGTCGAGCCTGCCGAGATCGCGGCGGCCTTGCGCTACCTGATTGACGCAAAGGCGGTCACCGGCCAGATGATCGCCGTCGACGGCGGCCAGCACCTGGCCGCCCACGGCGACTGA
- a CDS encoding demethoxyubiquinone hydroxylase family protein — translation MTKPIPSRPGQGAQGRRVAELLRVDHAGEMAAVAIYRGQRAVFGKAAGREHIAGQLAEMESHEQAHLDRFDAILTERRVRPTALAPLWRLAGFALGAGTALLGEKAAHACTEAVEAVIEAHYAEQIVEVAAREPDLAAELSVFRDEELAHRDHAVAQGAHGAPGYALMSAVIRAGCLAAIKVSEKV, via the coding sequence GTGACCAAACCGATCCCATCGCGCCCTGGACAGGGCGCGCAAGGTCGCCGGGTCGCCGAATTGCTGCGCGTCGATCACGCCGGCGAAATGGCCGCCGTCGCCATCTACCGGGGCCAGCGCGCCGTCTTCGGAAAGGCGGCGGGGCGTGAACACATCGCTGGTCAGCTCGCCGAGATGGAGAGCCACGAACAGGCCCACCTCGATCGTTTCGACGCTATCCTCACCGAACGTCGGGTCCGCCCGACGGCGCTCGCGCCGCTCTGGCGCCTCGCCGGGTTCGCGCTGGGCGCGGGAACAGCGCTGCTTGGCGAAAAGGCCGCGCATGCCTGCACCGAGGCTGTCGAAGCCGTTATCGAGGCGCATTACGCCGAGCAGATCGTCGAGGTCGCGGCCCGAGAGCCCGACCTCGCCGCCGAACTCAGCGTTTTCCGCGACGAGGAACTCGCTCACCGCGATCATGCTGTCGCGCAAGGCGCCCACGGGGCGCCGGGCTATGCTCTGATGTCGGCCGTCATTCGCGCGGGCTGCCTCGCCGCGATCAAGGTCAGCGAAAAGGTCTAG
- a CDS encoding DUF4870 family protein translates to MSESPVATAPDAPIPATEDRTLPAVVYGLYLLGLATGGATTILGLIIAYVNKGSASPVAQSHYTFLVNTFWMTIGWFLIGGLLIVFGFPLSFVLVGLPILALGWAIVGLVGLWYAVRAIVGVIYLARGEAYPRPRTWLI, encoded by the coding sequence ATGAGCGAATCGCCTGTCGCGACCGCGCCGGACGCGCCGATCCCGGCAACCGAAGATCGCACCCTGCCCGCCGTCGTCTACGGCCTTTACCTGCTCGGGCTCGCCACTGGCGGCGCTACGACGATCCTCGGCCTGATCATCGCCTATGTGAACAAGGGGTCGGCGAGCCCTGTGGCGCAGAGCCACTACACCTTCCTGGTCAACACCTTCTGGATGACCATTGGCTGGTTCCTGATCGGCGGCCTGCTGATCGTCTTCGGCTTCCCCCTCAGCTTCGTGCTGGTGGGCCTGCCGATCCTCGCTCTTGGCTGGGCGATCGTTGGGCTGGTCGGCCTCTGGTACGCCGTCCGCGCCATCGTCGGCGTCATCTACCTGGCTCGCGGCGAAGCCTATCCGCGCCCGCGGACGTGGCTGATCTAA
- the nhaA gene encoding Na+/H+ antiporter NhaA, protein MTLEFLKTEAASGMILAVAALSAIILANSPWSSAYFNFIDAALTIQVGAFRQTHSYQDWIKEGLMAIFFLVVGLEIKYEILRGELANPRRLLLPVAAALGGMAAPALVYLAVNLGRGGAPAGWPVPMATDIAFALAALAVAGPRLPPSLRAFLLTLAIVDDLGAVIAIGVLFTDHVEWTAVGGAASALALMVLLSRWKAAPYLLYALGFLLVWAFTLESGISTSLAGVAAAAAVPISAQKPGHKGLVEEMMHSLHPYVAYLILPLFAFAAAGFTFEGAGPLAGPVGLGVAAGLLIGKPLGILGATGLIIGLKLSRRPTGARWSELAGVSILCGIGFTMSLFIGQLAFTGPGQGQVKVGVVLGSVASVLLGAALLAWAQARRDREAAADSALAPVRRPR, encoded by the coding sequence ATGACCCTCGAATTTCTGAAGACCGAAGCGGCCTCTGGCATGATCCTGGCCGTCGCAGCCCTGTCCGCCATCATCCTGGCGAACTCGCCCTGGTCATCGGCCTATTTCAATTTCATCGACGCCGCCTTGACGATCCAGGTCGGCGCCTTCCGGCAGACCCATTCCTACCAGGATTGGATCAAGGAGGGCCTGATGGCGATCTTCTTCTTGGTCGTCGGTCTGGAGATCAAATACGAGATCCTGCGCGGCGAACTGGCCAATCCGCGTCGCCTGCTTCTGCCGGTGGCCGCGGCCCTGGGCGGAATGGCCGCGCCGGCGCTGGTCTATCTGGCGGTCAATCTGGGCCGTGGCGGCGCACCCGCCGGCTGGCCCGTGCCCATGGCCACCGACATCGCCTTCGCTCTGGCCGCCCTGGCCGTGGCGGGGCCCCGGCTGCCGCCCAGCCTGCGGGCCTTCCTGCTGACACTGGCCATCGTCGACGACTTGGGCGCGGTCATCGCCATCGGCGTGCTGTTCACCGACCACGTCGAGTGGACCGCGGTCGGCGGCGCGGCCTCGGCGCTCGCCCTGATGGTGTTGCTGTCGCGTTGGAAGGCGGCGCCTTACCTGCTCTACGCCCTGGGCTTCCTTTTGGTCTGGGCCTTCACCTTGGAATCGGGGATCTCCACCTCGCTCGCTGGAGTCGCCGCGGCCGCCGCTGTGCCGATCTCGGCGCAGAAGCCCGGCCACAAGGGCTTGGTGGAGGAAATGATGCACAGCCTCCACCCCTACGTGGCCTATCTGATTTTGCCGCTGTTCGCCTTCGCCGCCGCCGGATTCACCTTCGAAGGCGCCGGCCCGCTCGCCGGTCCTGTTGGCCTGGGCGTCGCCGCCGGTCTGCTGATCGGCAAGCCCCTGGGAATCCTGGGCGCAACGGGCCTGATCATCGGCCTGAAGCTGTCGCGCCGCCCCACCGGCGCGCGCTGGAGCGAGCTTGCCGGCGTCTCCATCCTCTGCGGGATCGGCTTCACCATGAGTCTGTTCATCGGCCAGCTCGCCTTCACCGGCCCCGGCCAGGGGCAGGTCAAGGTCGGCGTGGTCCTGGGCTCGGTGGCTTCCGTCCTTCTGGGGGCGGCCCTATTGGCCTGGGCCCAGGCCAGGCGCGATCGCGAAGCTGCGGCCGACAGCGCCCTTGCCCCCGTTCGACGGCCTCGCTAA
- a CDS encoding protein adenylyltransferase SelO has protein sequence MPVSVAYAPDPLYLQLGEGFADPVRAADFPQTILRFRNQRAAATVGLDSLSDAEWVAHFGRFEPLPDNLDPPLALRYHGHQFRMYNPDLGDGRGFLFAQLREAGTGRLLDLGTKGSGRTPWSRTADGRLTLKGGVREVLATAMLEALGAPTSRTLSLIETGEDLVRGDEPSPTRSSVMVRLSHSHIRFGSFQRHAFEEQPERLRALVDHVIAAYYPELAGDNDPAAALLRTLVQRMGRLTASWIAAGFVHGVLNTDNMSLTGESFDYGPYRFLPHFDPNFTAAYFDQQGLYAFGRQPEAVFWNLQQLGGVLAGISNEDAVIAALNDFGAAYRREVGEAFARRLGVGSRGVEADEALFRASLNVLGEAGPDLRWEPFFFDWFCGREPQGLRATQYVGPAAQAFRGLLATFQAERPERLQHPYFSRAEPEELLYDEIEAIWAPIAERDDWSAFEAKLAAIEVARLAWGLA, from the coding sequence ATGCCCGTCTCCGTCGCCTACGCGCCCGACCCGCTCTACCTGCAGCTTGGCGAGGGGTTCGCCGATCCGGTCCGCGCCGCGGATTTTCCGCAGACCATTCTACGGTTCCGCAACCAGCGGGCGGCCGCCACAGTGGGACTGGACAGCCTTTCGGACGCGGAGTGGGTGGCTCACTTCGGCCGGTTCGAACCGCTGCCGGACAACCTCGACCCGCCGCTGGCCCTGCGCTACCACGGCCATCAGTTCCGGATGTACAACCCCGATCTCGGCGATGGTCGGGGCTTCCTGTTCGCCCAGCTGCGCGAGGCGGGGACCGGTCGCCTGCTCGACCTGGGGACAAAGGGGTCGGGCCGCACGCCATGGTCACGGACGGCCGATGGTCGCCTGACGTTGAAGGGTGGCGTGCGCGAAGTCCTGGCGACCGCCATGCTTGAGGCGCTGGGTGCGCCCACTTCGCGGACATTGTCTCTGATCGAGACCGGCGAGGACCTGGTGCGCGGCGATGAGCCCAGCCCGACACGCTCCTCGGTGATGGTGCGTCTGTCGCACAGCCACATCCGCTTCGGCAGTTTCCAGCGCCACGCCTTCGAGGAGCAACCAGAGCGCCTGCGCGCCCTCGTCGATCACGTGATCGCCGCCTATTACCCTGAGCTCGCCGGCGACAACGACCCGGCCGCGGCGCTGTTGCGCACGCTGGTCCAGCGAATGGGCCGGCTTACCGCCAGCTGGATCGCCGCGGGTTTCGTCCACGGCGTGCTCAACACCGACAACATGAGCCTCACTGGCGAGAGCTTCGACTATGGGCCCTACCGCTTTCTCCCGCATTTCGATCCGAACTTTACGGCGGCCTATTTCGACCAGCAGGGCCTTTACGCCTTCGGTCGCCAGCCGGAGGCCGTGTTCTGGAATCTGCAGCAACTGGGTGGCGTCCTGGCCGGGATATCCAACGAGGACGCGGTGATCGCTGCGCTGAATGATTTCGGGGCGGCCTACCGCCGCGAGGTGGGCGAGGCTTTCGCCCGCAGACTGGGCGTAGGGTCCCGCGGGGTTGAGGCTGACGAGGCGCTATTCCGCGCGTCCCTTAATGTCTTGGGAGAGGCGGGCCCGGATCTTCGGTGGGAGCCCTTCTTCTTCGACTGGTTCTGCGGGCGAGAACCGCAAGGGTTGCGCGCGACGCAGTATGTGGGCCCTGCGGCTCAGGCCTTCCGAGGGCTGCTGGCGACCTTCCAGGCCGAGCGGCCTGAGCGGCTGCAGCATCCCTACTTCTCCCGGGCCGAGCCTGAGGAACTGCTCTACGACGAGATCGAAGCGATCTGGGCGCCGATCGCCGAGCGCGACGACTGGTCGGCCTTCGAGGCGAAACTGGCGGCCATCGAGGTCGCACGGCTGGCCTGGGGGCTCGCCTAG
- a CDS encoding dihydroneopterin aldolase: MANSLEKPAPTPAGAADARVVITKIFVTGIRIDAQIGVYRHEMGRAQPLIAEVELDVAVAGVEVLAETFNYETILTTAREIAAAGHIALVETFAERLGRALLADPRVSRARVRVDKPMALAPDATGAGVEMTLIRS, from the coding sequence TTGGCCAACTCCCTGGAAAAGCCCGCGCCCACGCCCGCCGGAGCAGCGGACGCCCGCGTGGTCATCACCAAGATTTTCGTCACCGGCATCCGCATCGACGCGCAGATCGGCGTCTATCGACATGAGATGGGCCGCGCCCAGCCGCTGATCGCCGAGGTCGAGCTGGATGTGGCCGTCGCCGGCGTGGAGGTTCTGGCCGAAACCTTCAACTACGAGACGATCCTGACCACGGCCCGCGAGATCGCGGCCGCCGGCCATATCGCCCTGGTCGAGACCTTCGCCGAGCGCCTCGGCCGCGCCCTGCTGGCCGACCCGCGTGTCAGCCGCGCCCGCGTCCGCGTCGATAAGCCGATGGCCCTCGCTCCCGACGCCACGGGCGCCGGCGTCGAGATGACCCTGATCCGCAGCTGA
- a CDS encoding HNH endonuclease: MQVLERPPAGWPCLVLNADYRPLSYYPLSLWPWQEVVKAVFLDRVDVIATYDQTVRSPSFEMQLPSVVSLKSFVPQERAPAFTRFNLFLRDRFRCQYCGCRDDLTFDHVLPRSKGGRTSWENIVTACAPCNLAKGGRTLREAGMKPFQVPRRPTAHELQDRGRRFPPHYLHQSWLDYLYWDIELEA, encoded by the coding sequence ATGCAGGTGCTTGAGCGCCCGCCGGCAGGGTGGCCCTGCCTCGTGCTGAACGCCGATTATCGTCCGCTCAGCTATTATCCGCTGTCGCTGTGGCCGTGGCAGGAGGTGGTCAAGGCCGTCTTCCTGGACCGGGTGGATGTGATCGCCACCTACGACCAGACGGTGCGATCGCCCTCCTTCGAGATGCAACTGCCCAGCGTGGTTTCGCTGAAGAGTTTTGTGCCGCAGGAGCGCGCGCCCGCCTTTACGCGCTTCAACCTGTTCCTGCGCGATCGTTTCCGCTGCCAGTACTGCGGTTGTCGCGACGACCTGACCTTCGACCACGTGCTGCCGCGATCAAAGGGCGGCCGCACCAGTTGGGAAAACATCGTCACGGCCTGCGCGCCCTGCAACCTCGCCAAGGGCGGGCGCACGCTCCGAGAAGCAGGCATGAAGCCGTTCCAGGTTCCCAGGCGACCCACGGCGCACGAACTACAGGACCGCGGGCGGCGATTTCCCCCGCACTACCTGCACCAGAGCTGGCTCGACTACCTCTACTGGGACATTGAGCTAGAAGCGTGA
- a CDS encoding TetR/AcrR family transcriptional regulator, whose amino-acid sequence MRDPKATAERSYHHGDLRRGLVLAARKVLEAEGPAALSLRAVAREAGVSPAAPYHHFKDKGELLDAVAHDGWLLLHQIMAEAKAQGDPQERLLSTTVAYVGFARAHPALYRVMYDAARNKEALPQHLAEGEGAFAALRNTMIEMGADPKAAELELSTIAAWCAAHGLAEMSGFAQFRHLREDMGGEQRFARAILSRLRVFRHHRPPVT is encoded by the coding sequence ATGCGCGACCCAAAAGCCACAGCCGAACGCTCCTACCACCATGGCGACCTGCGCCGCGGCCTCGTCCTGGCCGCGCGCAAGGTCCTGGAGGCCGAAGGGCCCGCCGCCCTGTCGCTGCGGGCCGTCGCCCGGGAGGCTGGCGTCAGCCCCGCTGCGCCCTACCATCACTTCAAGGATAAGGGCGAACTGCTGGACGCGGTGGCCCATGATGGCTGGCTGCTGCTCCACCAGATCATGGCCGAGGCCAAGGCGCAGGGCGACCCTCAGGAGCGGCTGTTGTCGACCACCGTCGCCTATGTCGGTTTCGCCCGCGCCCACCCCGCGCTCTACCGGGTGATGTACGACGCCGCGCGCAACAAGGAGGCCCTGCCCCAACACCTGGCGGAAGGCGAAGGCGCCTTCGCCGCGCTGCGCAACACCATGATCGAAATGGGCGCCGACCCCAAGGCCGCCGAGCTCGAACTCTCGACCATCGCCGCCTGGTGCGCCGCCCACGGCCTGGCCGAGATGAGCGGCTTCGCCCAGTTCCGGCACCTGCGCGAGGACATGGGCGGCGAGCAGCGCTTCGCCCGCGCGATCTTGAGCCGGCTCCGCGTCTTCCGCCACCACCGGCCGCCTGTGACGTGA
- the gluQRS gene encoding tRNA glutamyl-Q(34) synthetase GluQRS, which translates to MSGFTTRFAPSPTGYLHRGHAFSALTAHQAALEAQGRFLLRVEDIDRTRSRPEFEASILEDLAWLGLTWEAPVRRQSEHMAHYAAALEQLAGRGVIYRCFRTRREVADAIASAPHGPMEAFTGAPLPADEEARRIAAGEGFAWRLSLSAAEAALGGFGDLWFLETGAGPAGEAGAIVARPQVGGDVVLARKDVGVAYHLAVVVDDALQGVTHVIRGHDLFEAAHVQRLLQALLQLPTPTYRHHGLLTGPDGRRYAKRDQAETLRALRERGVTAEDLRRDLGF; encoded by the coding sequence GTGAGCGGGTTCACCACCCGCTTCGCCCCCTCCCCCACCGGATACCTGCACCGGGGGCACGCCTTCTCGGCCCTGACCGCGCACCAGGCGGCGCTCGAAGCCCAGGGCCGCTTCCTTCTGCGCGTCGAAGACATCGACCGCACTCGCAGTCGCCCGGAGTTTGAGGCCTCGATCCTTGAAGACCTCGCCTGGCTCGGCCTGACTTGGGAAGCGCCCGTCCGCCGCCAGTCCGAACACATGGCCCACTACGCCGCGGCGCTGGAGCAATTGGCCGGACGAGGCGTGATCTACCGATGCTTTCGCACCCGCCGCGAGGTCGCAGACGCCATCGCCAGCGCCCCGCACGGCCCGATGGAGGCCTTCACTGGCGCGCCCCTGCCTGCCGATGAAGAGGCTCGGCGAATCGCCGCCGGCGAAGGCTTCGCCTGGCGGTTGTCGCTATCAGCCGCTGAAGCCGCCCTCGGCGGGTTCGGAGACCTCTGGTTCCTTGAGACGGGCGCGGGCCCGGCGGGAGAAGCCGGCGCTATCGTCGCGCGGCCCCAGGTCGGCGGCGACGTGGTTCTGGCGCGGAAGGATGTCGGCGTGGCCTATCATCTGGCGGTCGTCGTCGATGACGCCCTACAGGGGGTGACCCACGTCATCCGCGGCCACGACCTGTTCGAAGCCGCCCACGTCCAGCGCCTCCTTCAGGCGCTTCTGCAGCTGCCGACGCCGACCTACCGTCACCATGGCTTGCTTACTGGCCCGGACGGTCGCCGCTACGCCAAGCGGGACCAGGCCGAGACCCTGCGCGCCCTGCGCGAGCGAGGCGTGACCGCTGAAGACCTCCGCCGGGATCTGGGCTTCTAG